From Erwinia pyri, a single genomic window includes:
- the dpaA gene encoding peptidoglycan meso-diaminopimelic acid protein amidase, which yields MGKIALLFAMFLLPAVAIASVPVTPVTPLAPVSKELKKQLLGTPVYIQIFKEERTLELYGKIGNDYRLLNSYRICNFSGGLGPKRRQGDFKSPEGFYSVGLSQLKPDSRFYRAINVGFPNEYDRQQGYEGKYLMIHGSCVSIGCYAMTDANIDDIYHYVEAALRNGQPRVEVSIYPFRMTDSNLQRHRNSVYYSFWQQLQPGYAQFVQNRLPPSVSVNAGRYVLNGPLLSTPGSGSALALTETK from the coding sequence ATGGGCAAAATCGCACTGCTGTTTGCGATGTTTTTACTGCCAGCCGTCGCTATCGCCAGCGTACCCGTCACACCGGTAACGCCGCTCGCCCCGGTAAGCAAAGAGTTGAAGAAACAGTTACTCGGCACCCCCGTCTATATTCAGATCTTTAAAGAAGAACGTACGCTGGAGCTGTATGGCAAAATCGGTAACGACTACCGTTTGCTCAACAGCTATCGCATTTGTAATTTCTCGGGCGGCTTAGGTCCAAAACGTCGTCAGGGTGATTTTAAAAGTCCGGAAGGATTTTACAGCGTGGGCCTTTCCCAGCTAAAACCGGACAGCCGTTTCTATCGCGCTATAAACGTCGGCTTCCCCAACGAGTACGATCGCCAGCAGGGTTATGAGGGAAAATACCTGATGATCCACGGCAGCTGCGTCTCTATTGGCTGCTATGCGATGACCGATGCCAACATCGACGATATTTATCACTATGTGGAAGCGGCGCTGCGTAACGGCCAGCCACGTGTGGAAGTGAGCATTTACCCGTTCCGCATGACTGACAGCAATCTGCAGCGTCATCGTAACTCGGTTTATTACAGCTTCTGGCAGCAGCTACAGCCGGGCTATGCGCAGTTTGTGCAGAACCGCCTGCCGCCCTCCGTCAGCGTCAACGCGGGCCGCTACGTGCTGAACGGCCCGCTGCTCAGCACGCCCGGATCGGGATCAGCGCTCGCGCTCACCGAGACAAAATAG
- the mtnK gene encoding S-methyl-5-thioribose kinase, producing MSQYRTFTAADAVEYARQFGGVEKPETLVESQEVGDGNLNLVFKIFDSQGVSRVIVKQALPYVRCVGESWPLTLDRARIEAEVLQIHGQYCPQHTVKILHYNPALAVMVMEDLSSHAIWRGEQVKGVDYPQAASQLGEYLAQTLFHTSDFYQHPHQKKADVIRFTNPELCDITEELFFNEPYEVHERNGYPRALEPLVASLRDDDELRQKVAGLKHHFLSHAEALLHGDVHSGSIFVAEGSLKVIDAEFGYYGPIGFDVGSAIGNILINYCALPGLLAPREAADAREKRLRDVSATWQSFAEGFLALAAEKTQDRALAYPGYAAEFLQKIWRDTLGFCGTEVIRRTVGMSQVADIKSINDDAMRIECVRQAITLGRTLILAADRIADSDALIARVRQNG from the coding sequence ATGTCGCAATACCGTACCTTCACGGCAGCAGATGCTGTGGAATATGCCCGCCAGTTCGGTGGTGTTGAAAAGCCAGAAACGCTGGTTGAGTCGCAGGAAGTTGGTGACGGTAACCTTAATCTTGTCTTCAAGATATTCGACAGCCAGGGCGTCAGCCGCGTCATCGTCAAGCAGGCGCTGCCTTATGTACGCTGCGTGGGCGAATCCTGGCCCCTGACGCTGGACCGCGCCCGCATTGAAGCTGAAGTGCTGCAAATTCACGGGCAATATTGTCCCCAACACACGGTAAAGATCCTGCATTACAATCCGGCGCTGGCGGTGATGGTGATGGAGGATCTCTCCAGCCATGCCATCTGGCGCGGCGAGCAGGTGAAAGGCGTTGATTATCCGCAGGCGGCTTCGCAACTGGGGGAATATCTGGCGCAGACGCTGTTCCACACCTCAGACTTTTACCAACATCCTCACCAGAAAAAAGCGGATGTTATCCGTTTTACCAACCCTGAACTGTGCGATATCACGGAAGAGCTGTTTTTCAACGAGCCTTACGAAGTGCACGAGCGCAACGGCTATCCCCGCGCCCTGGAGCCGCTGGTCGCCTCGCTGCGTGATGACGATGAGCTTCGTCAAAAGGTGGCCGGGCTTAAGCACCATTTTCTCTCTCACGCTGAAGCGCTGCTGCATGGTGATGTTCACAGCGGGTCGATTTTTGTTGCCGAAGGCAGCCTGAAAGTGATTGATGCGGAGTTTGGTTATTACGGTCCCATCGGGTTTGACGTTGGCAGCGCGATAGGCAATATCCTGATCAACTACTGCGCACTACCGGGCCTGCTGGCACCACGTGAAGCGGCGGACGCGCGCGAAAAACGTCTCAGAGACGTCAGCGCCACCTGGCAGAGTTTTGCCGAAGGTTTTCTGGCGCTGGCGGCAGAAAAAACGCAGGATCGGGCGCTGGCTTACCCGGGCTACGCCGCTGAGTTCCTGCAAAAAATCTGGCGCGATACGCTGGGCTTCTGCGGAACGGAAGTGATACGACGTACGGTGGGGATGTCACAGGTCGCTGATATCAAGAGCATCAACGATGACGCCATGCGTATTGAGTGCGTGCGCCAGGCAATTACTCTGGGCCGTACCCTGATCCTGGCGGCCGATCGTATCGCTGACAGCGATGCGCTGATTGCCCGCGTTCGTCAGAACGGCTGA
- the lpcA gene encoding D-sedoheptulose 7-phosphate isomerase gives MYQDIIRAELNEAAETLNKFLSDEANIHAIQRAAVLLADSFKAGGKVLSCGNGGSHCDAMHFAEELTGRYRENRPGYPAIAISDVSHLSCVSNDFGYDFVFSRYLEAVGKAGDVLFGISTSGNSANVIKAVEAARAQGMKVITLTGKDGGKMDGMADVEIRVPHFGYADRIQEIHIKVIHILILLIEKEMAE, from the coding sequence ATGTATCAGGACATCATTCGTGCAGAGCTCAACGAAGCCGCAGAGACGCTGAATAAATTTCTCAGCGATGAAGCGAATATTCACGCCATCCAGCGCGCGGCGGTGCTGCTGGCTGACTCGTTCAAGGCGGGGGGGAAAGTGCTCTCCTGCGGCAACGGCGGTTCGCATTGTGACGCCATGCATTTTGCGGAAGAGCTGACCGGTCGCTACCGCGAAAATCGTCCGGGCTATCCGGCTATCGCTATCTCTGATGTCAGCCATCTCTCCTGCGTCAGCAACGATTTTGGCTACGATTTTGTCTTCTCCCGCTATCTGGAAGCGGTAGGTAAAGCGGGCGATGTGCTGTTCGGCATCTCAACCTCCGGTAACTCCGCTAACGTTATCAAAGCGGTCGAGGCGGCGCGTGCGCAGGGCATGAAAGTGATTACCCTGACCGGCAAAGATGGCGGCAAGATGGATGGCATGGCTGATGTGGAAATTCGTGTGCCACACTTTGGTTATGCCGATCGTATTCAGGAGATCCACATCAAAGTTATCCATATTCTGATCCTGCTGATCGAAAAAGAGATGGCTGAGTAA
- the fadE gene encoding acyl-CoA dehydrogenase FadE, whose protein sequence is MMVLSIVATIVLIGALLYHRVPLLLSSAILLIWTAAWAMAHLWTPWLLIPLILVLLPFTLLSLRREIFSKRMLKTFRKVMPPMSRTEKEAIEAGTTWWEGDLFRGTPDWKKLHNYPQPRLTEEEQAFLSGPVEEACRMANDFQITHEMADLPPELWAYLKEQRFFAMIIKKEYGGLAFSAYAQARVLQKLAGVSGILAITVGVPNSLGPGELLQHYGTDEQKNRYLPRLARGEEIPCFALTSPEAGSDAGAIPDTGVVCMGNWQGEQVLGMRLTWNKRYITLAPVATVLGLAFKLSDPEHLLGETEELGITCALIPTDTAGVEIGSRHFPLNVPFQNGPTRGKDIFVPIDYIIGGPKMAGQGWRMLVECLSVGRGITLPSNSTGSLKSIALAIGAYAHIRRQFRLPIGKMEGIEEPLARIAGNAYVMDAAATLITSGIMLGEKPAVLSAIVKYHCTHRGQRAIMDAMDIAGGKGIMLGKSNFLARAYQGAPIAITVEGANILTRSMIIFGQGAIRCHPYVLTEMAAAQNNDLIAFDKALFSHVGHVGSNTARSLWLGITGGLTSASPTRDATRRYYQHLNRLSANMALLSDVSMSVLGGSLKRRERISARLGDLLSQLYLASAALKRYEDEGRNEADLPLLHWGVQDALNQAEVAIDDLLRNFPNQLVAGMLRTVVFPLGRHCRAPSDRLDHQLARMLQLPSATRSRLGRGMYLTPGENNPAGQLEEALADVMAAEAIHDRLCKQFKKPLPFTRLDELAKQGLQEKWITEQEASVLMRAETSRLRSINVDEFDPEELATQPVKPAEPIRKSEAA, encoded by the coding sequence ATGATGGTTCTCAGTATAGTCGCGACGATCGTGCTGATCGGCGCTCTGCTTTATCACCGCGTTCCGCTGCTGTTGAGCAGCGCGATCCTGCTGATCTGGACCGCAGCGTGGGCGATGGCCCACCTCTGGACGCCGTGGCTGCTGATCCCGCTGATCCTTGTCCTGCTGCCCTTTACGCTGCTTTCGCTGCGTCGGGAAATATTTTCGAAGCGGATGCTGAAAACCTTCCGTAAAGTAATGCCGCCGATGTCGCGTACGGAAAAAGAAGCGATTGAGGCTGGCACCACCTGGTGGGAAGGCGATCTGTTTCGCGGCACGCCAGACTGGAAAAAACTGCACAACTATCCGCAGCCACGTCTGACGGAAGAGGAGCAGGCTTTCCTGAGCGGGCCGGTTGAAGAGGCCTGCCGCATGGCTAACGATTTTCAGATCACCCATGAAATGGCCGATCTGCCCCCGGAGCTTTGGGCCTACCTGAAAGAGCAGCGCTTCTTTGCGATGATCATCAAAAAAGAGTATGGCGGGCTGGCTTTCTCAGCCTATGCCCAGGCGCGCGTGCTGCAGAAACTGGCTGGCGTCTCCGGCATTCTGGCCATCACCGTTGGCGTGCCTAACTCACTCGGCCCGGGCGAGCTGTTGCAGCACTATGGTACCGATGAGCAGAAAAATCGCTATCTGCCGCGTCTGGCACGCGGAGAGGAAATCCCCTGCTTTGCGCTTACCAGCCCGGAAGCGGGCTCGGATGCAGGCGCCATTCCTGATACCGGCGTGGTCTGTATGGGCAACTGGCAGGGAGAGCAGGTGCTGGGCATGCGCCTGACCTGGAACAAGCGCTACATTACCCTTGCGCCTGTGGCTACGGTGCTGGGTCTGGCCTTCAAGCTTTCAGATCCTGAACATCTGCTCGGTGAAACTGAGGAGTTAGGTATTACCTGCGCGCTGATCCCGACCGATACGGCGGGCGTGGAGATAGGCAGCCGCCACTTCCCGCTGAACGTACCGTTCCAGAATGGCCCGACGCGCGGCAAAGATATCTTTGTCCCCATCGACTACATCATTGGCGGGCCAAAAATGGCCGGTCAGGGGTGGCGGATGCTGGTGGAGTGTCTCTCTGTAGGACGGGGTATAACCCTGCCCTCTAACTCTACCGGCAGCCTGAAAAGCATTGCGCTGGCTATTGGCGCTTATGCCCATATTCGTCGCCAGTTCCGCCTGCCTATTGGCAAAATGGAGGGAATCGAAGAGCCGCTGGCACGCATCGCCGGGAATGCTTATGTGATGGATGCCGCCGCCACGCTGATCACCTCCGGGATTATGCTGGGTGAAAAACCGGCGGTGCTTTCCGCTATCGTGAAATACCACTGCACCCATCGCGGCCAGCGCGCCATTATGGATGCGATGGATATTGCAGGCGGCAAAGGCATTATGCTCGGCAAAAGCAACTTCCTGGCCAGGGCTTATCAGGGCGCACCGATTGCCATCACGGTGGAAGGGGCGAATATCCTGACCCGCAGCATGATTATCTTCGGCCAGGGCGCTATCCGCTGCCATCCCTACGTGCTGACAGAGATGGCAGCCGCGCAGAACAACGATCTTATCGCGTTTGATAAAGCGCTATTCAGCCATGTTGGCCATGTGGGAAGCAATACTGCGCGTAGTCTGTGGCTTGGAATTACCGGCGGTCTTACCAGCGCTTCGCCCACCCGCGATGCCACACGGCGTTATTATCAGCATCTGAATCGCCTGAGCGCCAACATGGCGCTGCTGTCGGACGTCTCCATGTCGGTGCTGGGCGGCAGCCTGAAGCGTCGTGAACGTATCTCTGCGCGGCTCGGCGATCTGCTGAGCCAGCTCTATCTGGCCTCTGCGGCGCTGAAGCGCTATGAGGATGAGGGACGTAACGAGGCTGACCTGCCGTTACTGCACTGGGGCGTACAGGATGCGCTGAATCAGGCGGAAGTAGCCATTGACGATTTGCTGCGTAACTTCCCAAATCAGCTGGTTGCGGGCATGCTGCGCACGGTAGTGTTCCCGCTGGGCCGTCACTGCCGCGCCCCTTCCGATCGTCTGGATCATCAGCTGGCGCGAATGCTGCAGCTCCCCTCCGCGACCCGCAGCCGTTTAGGACGCGGTATGTACCTGACGCCAGGTGAAAACAATCCGGCAGGTCAGCTGGAAGAGGCGCTGGCAGACGTGATGGCGGCAGAAGCGATCCACGATCGTCTTTGCAAGCAGTTTAAAAAGCCTCTGCCGTTCACCCGTCTTGACGAGCTGGCAAAACAGGGGCTACAGGAAAAATGGATCACCGAACAGGAAGCCAGCGTGCTTATGCGCGCGGAAACCAGTCGCCTGCGCTCTATCAATGTGGATGAATTCGATCCTGAGGAGCTGGCCACGCAACCGGTAAAGCCTGCAGAACCGATAAGAAAGAGTGAAGCAGCTTAA
- the dinB gene encoding DNA polymerase IV: MRKIIHVDMDCFFAAVEMRDDPSLRDIPIAIGGSHLKRGVISTANYPARKFGVHSAMSTAMALKLCPHLRVIPGRFDAYKEASQHIREIFSRYTSLIEPLSLDEAYLDVTDSPHCHGSATLIAREIRQTIARELNLTASAGIAPIKFVAKIASDLNKPDGQFVITPDALAGFLVTLPLSKIPGVGKVTAKKLEEMGLKTCADVQKTDLAALLKRFGKFGRVIWERSNGIDEREVITERLRKSLGVERTLSEDIHSWEACLEVIDRLFEELERRLIKIKPDRQIARQGVKLKFDDFQQTTQEHVWQELNKDDLIAVAKKTWDERRAERGVRLVGLHVTLLDPQLERQLLLGL, translated from the coding sequence ATGCGTAAAATCATTCACGTTGATATGGACTGCTTTTTCGCCGCGGTGGAAATGCGCGACGATCCCAGTCTGCGTGATATCCCCATTGCCATTGGCGGCAGTCACTTAAAGCGCGGGGTGATCAGCACGGCGAATTATCCCGCCCGCAAATTTGGCGTGCACAGCGCGATGTCTACTGCGATGGCGCTGAAGCTCTGTCCGCATTTAAGAGTGATCCCCGGCCGCTTTGACGCCTATAAAGAAGCCAGCCAGCATATTCGTGAAATTTTCTCGCGCTATACCTCACTGATTGAACCGCTATCATTAGATGAGGCCTATCTGGATGTCACAGATAGCCCGCATTGCCACGGCTCGGCAACGCTTATCGCCCGTGAAATCCGCCAGACCATTGCGCGCGAGCTGAATCTCACCGCCTCTGCCGGCATCGCTCCCATTAAATTCGTGGCCAAAATCGCCTCCGACTTAAATAAACCCGACGGACAGTTTGTGATCACCCCCGATGCGCTCGCCGGGTTTCTGGTGACGCTGCCGCTGTCGAAGATCCCGGGGGTAGGAAAAGTGACCGCAAAGAAGCTGGAGGAGATGGGGCTAAAGACCTGTGCAGACGTGCAGAAAACCGATCTGGCAGCTCTGTTAAAGCGCTTTGGCAAGTTTGGTCGCGTAATCTGGGAGCGTAGCAACGGCATCGATGAGCGGGAAGTGATCACGGAGCGGCTGCGCAAATCGCTGGGCGTGGAGCGCACGCTCTCGGAAGATATTCACAGCTGGGAAGCGTGCCTGGAGGTTATCGACAGGCTTTTTGAGGAGCTGGAGCGCAGGCTAATCAAAATCAAACCTGACCGGCAGATTGCGCGTCAGGGGGTAAAACTCAAGTTCGACGATTTCCAGCAAACCACCCAGGAACACGTCTGGCAGGAGCTGAATAAGGATGATTTGATCGCGGTGGCGAAAAAAACCTGGGATGAGCGGCGGGCAGAGCGGGGCGTCAGGCTGGTGGGGCTGCACGTTACCCTGCTGGATCCTCAGCTTGAGCGGCAGCTGTTGCTGGGGCTCTGA
- a CDS encoding spermidine synthase: MPFEKLFSALSLSHKDEIKVASERDRYGTIFVVDKRNYRIMRFDSIFEQSKMNRNHPEVPVHNYIKAMMMSTALEKPQSALILGLGGGSLVRALHACDSDIRIDVVELRKKVITIARKHFFIPDVNNIAYFAQDAGSFIEKNKIKYSHIFSDLYSAEDMVSLQKMGDFIKNCAASLMPDGWLVMNYHISPIRSPSLLALFSDYFGTLLYCTTPSGNVVIYATQSAKVAETEVLRKQCYSASPSSLYDFRLLSTKLSRWV; encoded by the coding sequence ATGCCTTTTGAAAAATTATTTTCAGCTCTCTCCCTTTCCCACAAAGATGAAATCAAGGTAGCGAGTGAAAGAGATCGGTATGGCACGATTTTTGTGGTCGATAAGAGAAATTATCGGATTATGCGATTCGACAGTATCTTTGAGCAGAGCAAAATGAACAGGAACCATCCTGAGGTGCCGGTTCATAACTACATCAAAGCTATGATGATGTCGACAGCGCTTGAGAAGCCCCAGTCAGCGCTGATCCTCGGGCTTGGCGGTGGCAGCCTGGTTCGCGCTCTTCACGCTTGTGATAGTGATATCCGCATAGATGTGGTTGAGCTGAGAAAAAAAGTTATCACTATCGCCAGGAAACACTTTTTTATTCCTGACGTTAATAATATCGCTTATTTTGCTCAGGACGCCGGATCCTTCATTGAAAAGAATAAAATAAAGTACTCTCACATATTTTCCGATTTGTATTCGGCAGAAGATATGGTTTCCCTGCAGAAAATGGGTGACTTTATTAAAAACTGTGCTGCATCGCTGATGCCTGACGGCTGGCTGGTGATGAATTATCATATTTCCCCCATTCGCTCCCCCTCCCTTTTAGCGCTTTTCAGCGACTATTTTGGCACTCTCTTATATTGCACTACGCCCAGTGGTAATGTGGTCATCTATGCAACCCAATCGGCGAAAGTCGCTGAGACAGAGGTATTAAGAAAACAATGCTATTCTGCCTCTCCCTCTTCGCTTTACGATTTCAGGCTATTATCCACTAAACTTTCTCGCTGGGTCTGA
- a CDS encoding COG4705 family protein codes for MTNTQQAITKIPAVTAIFWLIKIAATTLGETGGDAVTMSMDLGYLTGTLIFAVIFLIAVTVQIKSPRFNPFIYWFTVIATTTVGTTLADFADRSLGIGYLGGSIILSTLLATSLFFWWALCGTVAVHSVNNRRTEIFYWITIMFSQTLGTALGDWTADSAGLGYAGGIVLFAAALIILIGCYLFTRWSRTAIFWAAFILTRPLGAVVGDFLDKPLAQGGLELSRYSASLALMLFIIAAIALLPQRSASPLPEAA; via the coding sequence ATGACTAACACACAACAAGCCATAACCAAAATTCCCGCTGTTACAGCAATATTCTGGTTAATCAAAATAGCGGCAACAACGCTGGGTGAAACCGGCGGTGATGCCGTGACCATGTCTATGGATCTGGGATATTTAACCGGCACACTGATTTTTGCCGTGATTTTTTTAATTGCCGTCACCGTGCAAATTAAATCACCACGATTTAATCCCTTTATTTACTGGTTCACGGTTATTGCTACCACCACAGTGGGTACTACGCTTGCCGACTTTGCCGATCGCTCTTTAGGCATAGGTTATCTCGGCGGCTCAATCATTTTAAGTACCCTGTTAGCCACCTCGCTGTTCTTCTGGTGGGCACTGTGCGGCACGGTAGCCGTTCATTCCGTGAATAACCGCCGTACAGAGATATTTTACTGGATAACTATTATGTTTTCCCAGACGCTGGGCACCGCATTGGGTGACTGGACGGCGGATTCTGCCGGGCTGGGCTATGCCGGCGGCATTGTGCTCTTTGCCGCAGCGCTGATTATTCTGATCGGCTGCTATCTGTTTACCCGCTGGTCCCGCACGGCCATTTTCTGGGCCGCTTTTATCCTGACGCGTCCATTAGGAGCAGTGGTGGGCGATTTTCTGGATAAGCCGCTGGCGCAAGGAGGCCTTGAACTCAGCCGCTACAGCGCATCGCTGGCGCTGATGCTGTTTATTATCGCCGCTATTGCACTCTTGCCGCAGCGCTCTGCCAGTCCGTTGCCAGAGGCCGCATAA
- the mtnA gene encoding S-methyl-5-thioribose-1-phosphate isomerase yields the protein MQTLSTTSLQVRDNQLWILDQQALPQKKIWCPTPGVAELVGHIKALRVRGAPLIGLSASLLLALLAEQGLTRAELAEALEVLRASRPTAVNLMNNLDRMKLALAQENYVTALTFEALRLIEEDKALCDNIAAAGAKLIPRGSRLLTHCNTGGLATAGVGTALGVISRGWQEGNVEQVWVDETRPLLQGGRLTAWELGELGVPYRLICDSMAASLMAKKQVDAVWVGADRIAANGDVANKIGTYSLAVLAHYHGVPFYVAAPHTTLDSACPDGNAIPIEQRAASEVTGVAGSFGEVQWAPEEAQVYNPAFDVTPAAMISGWVLDTGVVTPAQVEAGIFQPHR from the coding sequence ATGCAGACCCTCAGCACAACCAGCTTACAAGTTCGTGATAACCAGCTCTGGATCCTCGATCAGCAGGCCCTGCCGCAGAAAAAAATCTGGTGCCCCACGCCCGGTGTCGCAGAGCTGGTTGGCCATATAAAGGCGCTGAGAGTTCGCGGCGCCCCGCTGATAGGCCTCTCTGCCAGTCTGCTGCTCGCCTTGCTGGCAGAGCAGGGGCTCACCCGGGCTGAGCTGGCGGAAGCGCTTGAAGTGCTGCGGGCTTCGCGCCCTACTGCCGTTAACCTGATGAACAATCTTGATCGGATGAAGCTGGCTCTGGCGCAGGAGAACTACGTTACCGCACTGACCTTTGAGGCGCTGCGCCTGATCGAGGAAGATAAAGCGCTGTGCGACAACATCGCTGCAGCCGGGGCAAAACTGATCCCCCGCGGTAGCCGTTTACTGACGCACTGTAATACTGGCGGACTGGCAACCGCAGGCGTTGGCACCGCTCTTGGGGTGATTTCGCGCGGCTGGCAGGAGGGCAACGTTGAACAGGTCTGGGTGGATGAAACCCGCCCGCTGTTACAGGGGGGTCGTCTGACGGCGTGGGAGCTGGGCGAGTTGGGCGTGCCTTATCGCCTGATCTGCGACAGCATGGCGGCCAGCCTGATGGCGAAAAAACAGGTCGATGCTGTCTGGGTGGGCGCAGACAGAATTGCGGCCAACGGCGACGTGGCGAACAAAATTGGTACCTACAGCCTGGCCGTGCTGGCGCATTACCACGGCGTGCCTTTTTATGTTGCCGCTCCGCATACCACGCTCGATTCGGCCTGCCCGGACGGCAACGCCATTCCGATCGAGCAGCGTGCAGCCAGCGAAGTGACCGGCGTGGCGGGCAGCTTTGGCGAGGTACAGTGGGCCCCTGAAGAGGCGCAGGTTTACAATCCTGCTTTTGACGTGACGCCAGCAGCAATGATTAGCGGCTGGGTGTTGGATACGGGCGTAGTCACCCCTGCACAGGTTGAGGCAGGTATTTTTCAGCCCCACCGTTAA
- a CDS encoding methyl-accepting chemotaxis protein — translation MQLLRNFTIRRVVLWILIAVLSLMALATGYGTLLMREINRHADHTNVLAQQLVFLNHAGAVMQEGSAAEKASLLSDVPTGAAWDNYRNAIGTTAGYATAAQERLTTLQQELVTGHAALQAESTRLDRVFLIALGAAAALLLFCDRYLVVHLVRPVAKIRAHFRVIADGDLTQEVEDFGRNCVGQLVPLVREMQRSLLDTVVALRDNAVLLHREAGEIAGGNSDLSGRTATQAAAVEQTAASMEEITATVKHSAENARQASELAGVTTRTTQKGEQMVKTVVSAMDGIEQGSEKIRQFTATINGIAFQTNILALNAAVEAARAGEQGRGFAVVASEVRTLAQRSATAAKEIEGLIADTLARIGEGSRAATSAGHSMDEILRGVGSVNELIGQIALASDEQSKGISQVTLAVAELDRVTQQNATLVQEVSASAGSLSGRTEALGSVISRFTLPAM, via the coding sequence ATGCAACTTCTCAGAAACTTCACAATACGCCGCGTCGTATTGTGGATACTTATCGCCGTTCTGAGCCTGATGGCACTGGCAACGGGCTACGGAACGCTGCTTATGCGTGAAATTAACCGTCATGCAGACCATACCAATGTCCTGGCACAACAGCTGGTATTTCTGAATCACGCCGGGGCCGTGATGCAGGAAGGCTCAGCAGCAGAAAAGGCGTCATTGTTGTCAGACGTACCAACCGGCGCGGCGTGGGATAATTACAGAAACGCGATCGGCACGACTGCCGGTTATGCGACGGCGGCGCAGGAGCGCCTCACTACACTGCAACAGGAGCTTGTTACCGGTCATGCCGCTTTACAGGCAGAGAGTACCCGGCTTGATCGGGTCTTCCTGATTGCATTGGGTGCCGCCGCGGCGCTGCTGCTATTTTGCGATCGCTATCTGGTCGTGCATCTGGTTCGGCCTGTGGCGAAAATCCGCGCCCATTTCCGGGTTATTGCCGATGGCGATCTGACCCAGGAAGTGGAAGATTTCGGGCGGAACTGCGTTGGGCAGCTGGTCCCTCTGGTCAGGGAGATGCAGCGCAGCCTGCTTGATACCGTGGTTGCCCTGCGTGACAACGCCGTGCTGTTGCACCGTGAGGCGGGAGAGATTGCCGGAGGTAACAGTGACCTTTCCGGCAGAACGGCTACGCAGGCCGCCGCAGTGGAGCAGACCGCTGCCAGTATGGAAGAGATTACCGCAACGGTTAAGCACAGCGCCGAAAATGCCCGCCAGGCGAGTGAGCTGGCTGGCGTTACCACCCGCACCACGCAGAAGGGTGAGCAGATGGTGAAAACTGTGGTCTCCGCCATGGACGGTATTGAGCAGGGATCGGAAAAAATCAGGCAGTTTACTGCCACTATCAACGGCATTGCTTTTCAGACCAACATTCTGGCGCTGAATGCAGCGGTTGAGGCTGCACGGGCTGGCGAGCAGGGTCGCGGTTTTGCTGTGGTGGCTTCTGAAGTGCGGACTCTGGCTCAAAGAAGCGCCACGGCCGCTAAAGAAATTGAGGGACTGATCGCCGATACCCTGGCGCGTATTGGTGAGGGCAGCCGCGCCGCCACCAGCGCAGGTCACTCTATGGATGAGATCCTGCGCGGCGTGGGAAGCGTTAACGAGCTTATCGGGCAGATTGCCCTTGCCTCTGATGAGCAGAGTAAAGGAATTTCCCAGGTGACCCTCGCCGTGGCCGAACTGGACCGCGTTACGCAGCAAAATGCCACGCTGGTTCAGGAGGTATCCGCTTCTGCCGGCAGCCTGAGCGGCAGGACAGAGGCGCTTGGCAGCGTTATCAGCCGTTTCACGCTGCCAGCGATGTGA
- a CDS encoding class II glutamine amidotransferase, which translates to MCELLGMSANVPTDICFSFTGLVQRGGGTGPHKDGWGITFYEGKGCRTFKDPQPSFNSPIARLVQEYPIKSCSVVAHIRQANRGEVSLENTHPFTREVWGRNWTYAHNGQLKGYRGLDTGQFRPVGETDSEQAFCWLLHKLTTRYPRTPGNWPAVFRYIAELAGELREKGVFNMLLSDGRYLMAFCSTNLFWITRRAPFGKATLLDQDVEIDFQKQTTPNDVVTVIATQPLTGNETWHKIEPGDWALFCLGERER; encoded by the coding sequence ATGTGCGAACTGCTCGGGATGAGCGCGAATGTGCCAACGGATATCTGCTTTAGCTTTACCGGCCTGGTGCAGCGCGGGGGAGGGACGGGGCCGCACAAAGATGGTTGGGGCATTACCTTCTATGAAGGAAAAGGGTGCCGTACATTTAAAGATCCTCAGCCCAGCTTTAACTCGCCGATTGCCCGCCTGGTGCAGGAATACCCCATCAAGTCCTGCTCGGTAGTAGCCCATATCCGTCAGGCTAACCGGGGGGAAGTGTCGCTGGAAAATACCCATCCATTTACCCGTGAAGTCTGGGGACGTAACTGGACCTATGCCCATAACGGCCAGCTGAAAGGCTATCGCGGGCTGGATACCGGGCAGTTCAGGCCGGTTGGGGAGACGGACAGCGAGCAGGCGTTTTGCTGGCTGCTGCACAAGCTGACCACGCGCTATCCGCGCACGCCGGGTAACTGGCCTGCGGTGTTCCGCTATATTGCTGAGCTGGCGGGGGAGCTACGTGAAAAAGGGGTGTTCAACATGCTGCTGTCAGATGGGCGTTATCTGATGGCCTTCTGTTCCACCAATCTGTTCTGGATAACCCGACGCGCGCCTTTTGGCAAAGCGACGCTGCTGGATCAGGATGTGGAAATTGATTTTCAGAAGCAGACCACGCCAAACGACGTGGTCACGGTGATCGCCACTCAGCCCCTGACGGGCAATGAAACCTGGCACAAGATTGAGCCAGGCGACTGGGCGCTATTTTGTCTCGGTGAGCGCGAGCGCTGA